In Pirellulales bacterium, the genomic window ATCATACCGGCTCGGTTGGATCACAACCCGCGCTGGTTCGCTCGGGCGCGGGTCGTTCGGCCGAATGGTTTGATTGCCGCTTTGGATTACTTTCTTGAACTTATTGAGTCGCAGATCTCCGTTCAGAACTAGATTGTCGCGGACTTCGCAGTCATCATTTTCCGTCGCGCCATAACCGATTTGCATCCCGACGTTGGCGAGCGAATTGCCAAGCACGCGGATGTCGTGGCTTGGACGCTCGCCGCCGACCAAGAATCTCCCCGCGTCGTAACAGATGTTTTGCTGGATGAGATAGTGATCGACGAAGGCCTGCTTCGAGCCGTAGGCATGAACGCTGTAGCTATAGCCGCCGGTGATGATGCAATTCGTGATCGTTTTCAGCCCGTCCTTGTTCTGAGTGTAGATCGCGTGGCCGTGGCCCCGGTCGGGGGCCTTCCAGCCGTTGTCGTAGATAAGACAGCCGTAAATCTCGCTGTCAGCGGCACCGCTCCAAAAGGCGACCCCCTGGGCACAATCGTGGACCGTCAGATGGATATATTGGCACGCCTTGCCGGCGTGGATTTGTAGACCGCCCCAAAGCCGATCGTAGCTACTGGGATGAGAGCCAGATTCTTGGACTGTCCGTGACCGTGTAAGATTCTCAGAAACGAGAATCTCCAAATCGCGGATCTGAAGCCACGAGGCGGGCGCCTGGACAGTGAGGCCGCCGTCGATCGTCACCCGTTCTCCGAGCACACTGCGAACCTGAATTGATTTGGCCTCCGTCCCCGCCAGCCTAACAACGTAGCCCGCGCTATCCAGCCGGCGATCGGGATAATGGTAGATACCACTCAGCAGCCAGACCGTGTCGCCCGGCGCGATCTTCTGCCGTCCGAGCAGCGCGGATTCCAGATCCCAAGGGGATTGCCTAGTTCCGTCCCCGGTCGCGCTGCCAACGGGTGCGACGTACCACTCGGCCGCGACCACGGCAGACGCCCCGGACAGCACCAACGCAAAGTTGACCGCGCACTTCGCGGCGCTCTTAAACTTCAGATTCATGCAGGGGCTGCCTTAATCGGAATCGTGGGCTCCTTCAGCCAGCCCAGGGCCGGCCTCGAACGACATGCGCGTCACGACGAGCCTCTGGTTTCACGCGGAGTATAGATGCGTTTCATCTCGTTACGATAGGAAATGTCCGTTCACTTGTACGGGCGTATCGTTCCAGACGCCCCAGGATCGCGACTGTCGCGTTGGTGGGGCGGACGGCTGTTCGGGGGTCGCGGAGGAGCGTTTCGTCGCGTCTGGCGCAAAGCCAGGGCCCTTTCTTGGGCTCTTGGCCTAGCGGGCAGGCGGAACGCGGGTTTTGGCCCTCGGCGCCGCGCGCATCGGGGGCAATTATCAGGTCTCATGGATATCAGAAATCGCGAGTTCGGATCCACTATGCGCGAACTGGGACCGAACCCGCTTGAGTTCTCCATCCTGGCCGCCCTCATTTCTTACGATTCGCTTTTAGCGTGCGGCCTCCGCCGCCTTGCCGAGGTAGGCCATCACCTTCGGGTCGATACCAAACTGGGCACAGAGCTTGTCCCCTTGCTCCATCCACATTCGCTTCAGGTTTTCCTCGATGGCCTTGTCGCCGCCGCTGAAAGCGCTGACCAGGGCCTGCCGGCGCTTTTCCAGCGCCTGCACTTTCGGATCGGCCGGGTCGGTACCGCTGTCCATCTCCACCTTGAGCTGGGCCAACAGCTCTTGCCAGGCAGCAGTCCCTTGCTGGGCTTGCTGGGCAAGGTCTACGCCAGCCGCCGCAGCCTCCGCGCTGCGCTTGCGGAAGGATTCCATTTGTTCAGGTGTGTAATAGCTTTCGATCATGGTCATCACCTCAATTGTTTGGAGGAACTCTTCGGCGGAGACTTCCCCCGCCGTGCGCAGGCCAGCGGCAATCGCTTCAAGCCGCTGGTATAGCTTGCGCTGCAATTCAACCTGCTCGCGCAGGCGCGCGAGATGCCGCTCGATCAGCTCCACGGGCGAAAAGTCCGGCCGATTCAGGCAGTCGCGGATCTCTTCCAGCGCGAAGCCGAGCTGCCGGAGCGACAGCACTTGCTGCAAGCGGGCGACGTCGCCGGCCGTGTAGAGGCGATGCCCCGACTCGGTGTGCAACGACGGCCGCAGCAGGCCGATCTCGTCGTAATGGTGCAGCGTGCGGATAGTTAATCTTGTCCGCCGCGCCAGCTCGCCCACTTTCAGGGCCTCGAAACACACGACAGTCACTCCA contains:
- a CDS encoding MerR family transcriptional regulator produces the protein MCFEALKVGELARRTRLTIRTLHHYDEIGLLRPSLHTESGHRLYTAGDVARLQQVLSLRQLGFALEEIRDCLNRPDFSPVELIERHLARLREQVELQRKLYQRLEAIAAGLRTAGEVSAEEFLQTIEVMTMIESYYTPEQMESFRKRSAEAAAAGVDLAQQAQQGTAAWQELLAQLKVEMDSGTDPADPKVQALEKRRQALVSAFSGGDKAIEENLKRMWMEQGDKLCAQFGIDPKVMAYLGKAAEAAR
- a CDS encoding right-handed parallel beta-helix repeat-containing protein; its protein translation is MNLKFKSAAKCAVNFALVLSGASAVVAAEWYVAPVGSATGDGTRQSPWDLESALLGRQKIAPGDTVWLLSGIYHYPDRRLDSAGYVVRLAGTEAKSIQVRSVLGERVTIDGGLTVQAPASWLQIRDLEILVSENLTRSRTVQESGSHPSSYDRLWGGLQIHAGKACQYIHLTVHDCAQGVAFWSGAADSEIYGCLIYDNGWKAPDRGHGHAIYTQNKDGLKTITNCIITGGYSYSVHAYGSKQAFVDHYLIQQNICYDAGRFLVGGERPSHDIRVLGNSLANVGMQIGYGATENDDCEVRDNLVLNGDLRLNKFKKVIQSGNQTIRPNDPRPSEPARVVIQPSRYDPSRAHLAIFNWARTPTVALTPVRLKGFAKPGDNLRLLNPRDFYGKPLLKVVLGDQSIEVPIQGEFAAFVLCRNSGR